The Castanea sativa cultivar Marrone di Chiusa Pesio chromosome 4, ASM4071231v1 sequence AATTGCACCGCACCGCACTGCGAACACCTCTAATAGTGAgttttggagtggttacttgtttagtaacttccCCAACATGGATGGAAGTTAGAAGGTTTAGACTTAACTTCTACAACTGCTATTGGAAGTTAAAAACTTAGTAGGAAGTTAGAGCGATAAATAAAGATTTCACTCCCACTTCAGAATAGTAGATCGTGGTTTGAATTATAAGCTTTTGGATAGAGATTTACTCTAAAAATTTCTAAGTGTTGGCGGGTCGTCCAGGTGACTCCATGCTGGACGACCTTCTTGCACTTGGACGACCTCCTTCGAAGGCACTCATATGTTAAATCTCTATTGCAATTCTGAACACTTAATCTATCAGGTGGATGACCTATCAGGTGGACGACCTTTCTGGTCTTAGACAACACAATGGACGAACTAGAGATAGTCCAATTTTTGGTTCACCATCAATAGTGTTTTAAACCggatttataatacattatataacCAGAGTACAACGACAAAAGATCCTaacctttgtagttgtagaTTGGGGTTATAAACAGCAAACActagacacacacaaccaatgtggAATAAACATCTCTATCGGTTTGAGTTGGATAATGGAACTTgttctttctttccctttctctttctttttttttccaaatttttttatttttttatttttttatttatttgtttatcaaGTTTGTTCTTTTTCAATGCTTTTGTTTGTGTGTTCTTTTTCAATGCTTTAGTTGTTTGTTAATAAATGGTAGCCTAACGGATACCTCTATTTGGTACTTGTGTAAAGTTTAAGGGGTAGATTGACTAAGACAAAAGTTTAGAGGGTGTAATAGCTACTAACCCAAAGTTCAACGGATGTCTTGGTATTTTTTCTAATAGTAACAATTATCGTCGTGGATgataattgttattattttaacaattaataaattacTAACCCAAAATTCAACGGATGTCCTagtattttttgataatttttattattttaataattaataaattaatatataaattaatttattcataGTGACAAACTCACAATTCAGTTTAGAaaatttatgtagtaaaatttatagtattgtTTACACTTAACATCACTCTTATATTGCCAAAAGTCTAATCTctagaaaaaaggaaaaaaaaaaaaaaaagaggccaAAAGTCTTATAATTCAACTGATTGACACATTTTAGTATTTCCAAGGGAGTCATTAAGGGTTCGAATCTCATGATCACCCGTTATaagttgtaactatcaaattataaaaaatagattttagtATCACTCTCAAATTTTCTTAGTTAAAATTCTTtagattttattgataatattttttttcctaagaacGAGGAGTAGAAGAATCAATGAAGTGATTGAATTATTATACATGGATGTGtctactatttaaaattttatataatttatgaaaacaatttgttgaattgtttttatttatttattttttaattttaactaaatttgaggagaaaaaaaaaatatttaagacaCTCCAAGAAGTGGACCTCCTACAATATGAGAAATGTTATATCtgcaacattttcataataaatcttaagtggcaggttattATTGTCTATTACTAACTGGTAAAAGTAATTTAGTGGTGGGTTGAAATTAAACTTTAGAATTAATAACTTACTATTTacgatttgttgtgaaagtattgtagaaaCGTAATAGATATAACACTTCTCAAATTCTATTGACTTAACCTTGTAAAAaatcttcttctaaaaaaaatttgtaaaatttattggcTTAACCTTATGCATATTTTTTACAGCCAAATAAttgaggagtttttttttttttggctaaaaaaaagGACTTTATTAGAGAGTAGAGATTACAAGTTGGTAGTTTTTAAGTTTCAAGgtattcaaactttttttttggtttcaaaggTATTTcgttcatttttgtttttaggtttaaggAGTATTCTGgccatttttaggttttgggggtattttggtcaattctTGGGTTTTAAGGTATTtaggtcattttagaggtttttttgggggtattttctcattttagagattttggggggtattttggtcattttaaagattttatgggtattttggtcattttagagattttgttGATATTTGCTCATTTTAGTGGGGATAGTTTTGAATGTctaagggtatattggtaattttagaAGTATAGgggtatttgggtcattttgggtatttaagggtattttggtaattatGGAAATTAAGAGGGTATTTAAgtagttttagttttagagGTGATGGGGGCTAAAGTTAGAAAGGCTCGTCCATGATGGTCGTCCATAATCAGATCACGTCCATTAAGCTTTGTGAAGAAATAAGCCTAGGGAGAGCATCATAGGTGGAAATACAACTCATTCATAGGTAACAAAGTCATCCAATTTCAAGATGGTCGTCCACGACCAGAGGACACTTAGTGAATTTTATGAGAATTTCTCGAAATGCTTCATATAATCAGACCATGATGCATTACTCCTAAAATGTGGAGAGGACTCCTTACAATTCGCTCCACGTACCCCATCTTCCCCGTTAACCACACACATCCAGGGCCAGCCCAAATGTTTCGGAGGCTTAATGTGAAATCTTCAAATAAGACATTTATGTTATCACTAGAATGATATTTAAttagcattttatataataatttttttaagaatctattcattttactttttaatatgatttttttttttgagaacatgctaaagttataacaaattttactgcaAACTGATGTTGTAACAATGTGATCAGTGACATGAGACTATAAAAATGCTAGGGATATTATAAAATGggcaaagtttagttacaacattactcaattttttttattagaagtgaattttgacaaatccaccattgaattacattttcttcttatatcctccatgtttgtaaaatttctaaaaaattcaagattaatagctatgttatcaataaattggttaaattgcaagtttttctagtttaaaattgtgcataaaatataatcttacaaattatatagtaaataatattcaatttgcacaaaatttgacatgtgtattaagagcgtaaagaatatgaaatccaacggttagatttttgaaatatgttgtAATGTTAATAATTTTGAGTAAGATTATAGTTTAAgattacaattaattttgtagctaaattttgtcttttataaaatttccaacatgagaattacaaagatatatcaccaatcacaaaaattcattcaaaaatgcatttaatagttTGTTGAGTCCACTTATCATATTCATTAttacatcaaattataaaagttatgtaaaccaccgcgcacccttagcatagtggtcactccacaaatttAAGTGCTTATGGGGTGCGAGGGGCAATGACtggggtttaagtctctagaagggagtttcacacacatatacgcTTAGATTAGATTATAGTAGAACTTTTATCTTgtactagcctctaagcatgcACTCATGCATGTACTtagagactcttctattttttggataaagattaataatttgcgtttattataatttgagatttctactttttccaatcacaaaaaaaaaaaaaaaatctaagggtgTGATGATTACGTGGGGTGAGTTTTGTAGATTGAAGGggttttaaaactaacaaaaaagtgatcctattttgtagggagttagtgagtagaagtaggaatttaaATAAACGTAAAAGTAGGAGTTTAGTAGAAGCAGGAAGGTATTTCAGCGTAGAAgtaagaatttattatttttgtcaatttactattttaatcccatttttaagttttaggtaggggtatttttgatagtaaaaaaaaacaataactaactttcttttgtcaatttactattttaaccccattttaaagttgttggttaattaatttaggagAATTTTTGACaggaaaaaaagcaataactaactttctgaattctcttaatatatacagataaaaaaaaagttatgtaataaaatttatagtatttttaacattttcatatttgaattacttgtgattagtaatacatttatttgtaagatctatttatttaaatttgtcttatCTCTATCTTTAGCATTACTTAATTCTTTGGACCTTTTTtatagtgaaaaaaaatgtaaaccaattttttttttaatatctcccaaaatatttataaaaaaaaacaaattttgaccCCAAATTTGGGGATTTTCCCTTATTGGGGCCCTAGGCAATGGCTTAGGCCTAGGGCTGGCCCTGCACACATCACCCATGATGGAGGTAAATCTAAATAAGTAGGTCCACTTCTAACTCTCTACAAAAGAAGCAAGTCCCATTCAAATAAGGTGAGTTCTACTATTCACAATTTCCCATCCTTGTGttttagaaagaaaattcaCTTAACCGTCTGAGGGTCCTTGGCCGGGTTACATCAGTTACCCTTGAcagttctttcttttcttttaggaCCAAAAAACCATCACCATAGCCCGAAACATTCAAGCCTACTCATTTTCATGCATCATCAAGAGGTATTTGGGTCATATTGGATTAAATTGGTGAGATGGATTGGGTGGGTAATGggtaattaatttatatataaatgggtCATAAATGGATAATTATACACCCAACTCATTTATAACCCTCccctagaaaaaaaatatctatgaCCCAGCCCATCCATTTGCCACCCTAATCAAAAACCAGTAACGTGACAGCTTCCTACAAAAGTTAACTTACAAAACTAGGAGGACTAAAACCCAAATCAGAACAacaatatacaaaaattttagGAGACAAATTGGCTAAATACGTGAGCATCATTGTGAACTTCCCTAAGAACCCAATTAAAAGGACACATCCTACACAATTACATGATCTACTCCAAATTTGATGGCCTCAATGCCAGTCTTAGAGTCATTTAAGAGTTTGAGAAGAGGTGCccccaaacaaacacacacggATCAATGATGTATCATCatgtaaattaaatataaacCCAAAAtgcaacacaaaaaataaaaaaaggtgtaTTTTTCTTGTTGGCACTTGGCATATATctaaagagataaaaaaaaaatagtcagaAAAGTATGGCCCAAATAGTGGAGAGAGACTACAATtagagaaattattatttacatcCGGAGGACCGTTGATGTGGTCCTCCCTAACAATAAGATGATGCCATTTATGAAAATGTATGTGTGTATTTCCTAATCAGtataaggaataaaaaataaaaattattagatgATGTCATATTTACGTAAAtaacaacattttattatttgagaGGTTAGAAGACCATGTAAGCTGTCCTAATTTCTCCTGAAAGTGGGCTAAAGTCCAGATGGGAATTACGCGGAAAggtccattaaaaaaaataaaaatagagaaaaagccTGATTCATTTggattccctaaaaaaaaaaaaaaaacacagagagaAACGTTAAAAGTGTGAGGgcatttttttctataaataaaacCCACTCAATGCACGAAGAGCACCATTACAAAGAGAGAGTAATagagaggtagagagagagagagagagagagagagagagagagtttgtttgtgtttgtgtttgtgaggGTTAATGCGGCAGCGAGGAAGAGCACACAACCGCCGATCGAGGAGCTTTACCAGATCTCGCGTTGCCGTTGAGGGTTCTTAGTACCTTACCTATATATTGTCTCCTCTTTTTTCCTCGTaccagtttttttctttttgtcttctACGTTTCGCTCACAATGGCTGCTACTATTCAAGGTAAATACTCcatttcatttccatttttttttataaagaaataacGGAATTATTGTCAAGAGTCTCCTTAACTCAACTGTTTGGCGTGTCTCgtgatgtttaatttttttaaaggagaggAGCGAGAGGTGCAGAAGAACTATTGGATCGAGCACTCTGCCGATCTTACCGTTGAGGCTATGATGCTCGATTCCAAAGCCTCTGATCTTGACAAAGAAGAGCGTCCTGAAGTAATTATAATTTGCTCTCTCTCATTATTTGCATTTTAGACCCACATTTTGGGTttggcttttatatatatatatatatatttgggtcGATCACAtgtatactttttctttttctacggGGTCCAATTTGCCACGTTCACGGGTAAATTATAAATTGGGAACAAAATATGTGACACTAAACACAGACATTGGCGGGCTTGATTGATGAAAAGTTAAACAGTCATATTTATTAGATGCTTCAAGAGTTAAATTTTACAGATACTTTATTTGAGAGAGTGTTATGTGCAAGGTATTCAGATACTCTACTTGCCAATTTAAGTGATCGAATCTGTGATTGTGGCACGTTTTGTGTGACCATTGACTAACATTTTTAAGCCTCAGCTGTACTTTTTTGACAAACTTCTTCTAAAAGCCATTAGCCAATCCGTCCATCATTCACGTTTGATTTTCAAAGTAAAGATTTGACAACCGTGATGACCAAGAAATCTACAGTTCTTGtgacttatttttattaaaaaaaaaagaaaaaaaaaaaagaaatctaaagTGTTATTGAATTGAGTAAtgctaaaccaaaaaaaaaaaaaaaaacccaactttaCACTCACAAGCTTGGCTCCACTGAAAAATTTGGTACATATTTTCAGTGGCGGTAGCATATTTCTATATTGGATTGGTCCATATATTTGACAAACTTTCATTGTCTCTTTGCAGTCTCCATCTCTAGACTCTGAAAATTAATCTTTACTAGTTAATTATCAAGGGAGGTCTATTCAGTAATGTCAATTTGAGAACACAGATCAAGGTTAAttggtattttttaaaaagctatatatattattattattttttttttgggaaagccaaacatatatataaaagccaaAAAGTATGGGTTGAAACTAAACTAAGCTCAATGCTTTGAGTGAGTAGCCCTTTTGGTATAGTAGTTTAAcaacatgttttcaatttttaaacaacgtTACACGCATTTTCACATCTAGACATATCCCCCAAAGTGCTTTGTTACTCCTTGTTGCTGGTCGAAATATAAAATTCGACCGGTTTTTCCTTTAAGATTTCTGTATCTTGTTCAGCATTGTATACACCCTAATACTATTTTCAAGTTCATACCTAGTTCTGATTTTGCTAAAGCAATTAATCTTGTATTATTCCATGGCTTCATATGAAACTAACGAACCAACcacattgtaaaaaaaaattttgtagttcaGATGCTTGTTGTTAATATGTTCAATGTTGATCACTTGGGCCAAAAATACTCATCCCACaccccctcaaaaaaagaaaaaaagaaaagaaaaagatgtcAATGTTGAGTATCCAGAACTTAATTAACTGGATTACAAACAGGTGCTTTCACTACTCCCACCATATGAAGGAAAATCTGTTTTGGAACTTGGAGCGGGTATTGGCCGTTTTACTGGTGAATTAGCCAAGAAGGCTGGCCAGCTTATTGCTTTGGACTTCATTGACAGTGTGATAAAGAAGGTAGCTTTAGTTCCTCACCTTGCTGAAgaaaaaacatgtgtttttttaatagaaCTAATCTGACTAATCTTTTTCCAATCTTATTCTTGTAGAATGAAAGCACCAATGGACACTACAAGAATGTCAAGTTTGCGTGTGCAGATGTGACATCCCCAGACCTGAAAATTTCTGATGAATCACTGGACTTGATATTCTCCAATTGGCTACTTATGTATCTTTCAGATAAGGAGGTAAATCATATTGAGTTTACTGCCTGCTTCAATAATACTTGGTGTTTTTTGAGTTTAGTAGAGTTAAGTATATTAGTTTTGAACCTGTTGCTGATGGTACAAACTAAAAAGAATGTCCTTGTGCATATTGCTTAGTGGTTACAAGTACTTAAAGATTGAAAACTTGGATGTTGGTGCCATGTCACAGTTTAGAAACTAAAATTATACCAatctatatatgaaaaaaaaaactacctaaACATGAATTCTTCAAGCATGGGTTGGGTCATTTTTGGAggatttttctctattttatgaTTCCCATTACCTCTGTGCCTCTCATGGTTGTCCAATGTGACAGTTTGGGAGCTTCCTCCTTCATGGTGTGGTTGAGATGTATTGAGTCTGGTGAATAACTCAATAATGTTTTCCATGAGTTGTTGGCTAGTGATAAGAGAATTGACAGGATGCTCTTAGGTTGCACTGACACGCCATTTTTGGCAAAGTACCGGTGTTGGACACGTGTCGGACACCGGTACTGGTAAGACAGTCCATTTTCTGGCATCCGAGaggtgccttttttttttttttccctttctctgACACGGCGCGGACACCTCTGACACGGCaaatagtgaaaaaagaaaaagaaaaactcacagATTTTGACATGTGGACAAACACATACCGTTGATCTTGTGCTAATATTCCCTAAAACAAAAGAGCCTCTGCTTTAGTAGGAATGTTGAAAATGAGGATTCCGGTCCATCTATATCTGTGTTTAATCCAACCTCCAAAAAGCTTGCTGCTTTGATTGTAAATGAGGATGCCAGTCCATCTAGATCTTGGCCTCCAAGGTGTCCCATTAccaaattttagtttatatagTCAATTCAATATTGgcttattttagttttttgttttaaaaagaaaaaccttttttttttcccctcatatACTCTTGGGTTGGAATATGCATTAGTGTGAACGAAGTAAAAGAtgcaaaaattttggtttgaaagtTTAAAgcttgttttccttttatgtttttagtttgatgttgaatgtagcctatttaaactttttgtttgtactctaaacattttgtgtgtattattgtactactttgggtgtttacttatttgtagttcttagataatttaaattctagaccTAAACGTATTTTAggtctaaaaatattaaaaaatatgcctaaatataaaatttaattaattatttagcTGCCATACCCACGCCGTGTCGTacccttatttttcaaaaattgccgtacCTTCGTATCCGTACCCGTGTCGTATCCGTACCCGTGTTTGTGTCGGTGCAACTCTAATTGCTCCACTGTTTGGTCCATGCCTAGGTTCTGATGCCATTTTGGTACGTGTAAGTGGAAACAGAAATTATATGCAAGAATTTGAAAATTACTGAACTGCATCAAGGGAGTCCAACCTCCAGTATCTCATACATGGTCTAACTTTAGAGTGAAAGGGTGAACTTATTCCAACTTCTTAATGATTGAACAGAAAACATGTTAGATTTGTTCTTCATTCTTTGTTAGGACTTTGGAGTTCTTGGGAACTGCAAGTTAATCAACCTCTTTTCTGACTGTTATCTGTATGCATTTTTCTTTATGTGTATCTCAGGTGGAGGATTTGGCAGAAAGAATGGTCAAGTGGTTGAGGGTTGGtgggtttattttctttagagAGTCTTGTTTCCATCAATCTGGAGACAGCAAGCGAAAGTACAACCCAACCCACTATCGGGAGCCCAGATTTTATACAAAGGTTTGCCTTCTTGTCAATTTCTTTACTTGACACTTGCATGGACCTGCTCAATTTTGTTGATCAAATATGTAATGAGAGACTATAATCAAAGATGTTTTAATTAATGCTcttcttttggagtgtaaatGACAAGAAAACGCATTTTCACATTGGACTAGACTCAAATGTTAGACACTTAGACTTGAACTTTTAGTGGAGTTAAGTCAGCCACATTGGGAGTTTGATTTGACtgcattaaaatttgaaatcagGCCCTGTCATAATAGTTCTTGTTTTTTAGATAATAGTTCTTGTTTTAGAGAAAGTATTGAAGATGGTTTTAAATTAATCATCTATCCATCCTGTCTGTGATGGATAGTTGTCTTGTTATTTGGCCATAGTGTCTTTTAAAGTTGCTTTGTTTAAAGATGTGGTAATGTAAATTTATCCAACAAAATCCATAATCAAGTTCttttaggtatttttcttttcatgcatctatctatatttatatatatatatatatagacacatgCATACATGCATAAATACAgatatgtgtgtatgtattgtCTTTGTCTATATATAAGTTTTTCATCTGCATGGTTTTCATGTGCTAAAAAATATGAGAAGGACAGGGTTGACCTGTCAAGACATGCTGTCTATAAAGCAAAAAGTTTCTTTTTGCAAGGATCTATTTCTGATTATATTTGCTGCAGATCTTTAAAGAATGCCATGTACTTGATGGTTCTGGAAATTCCTTTGAACTCTCTTTTGTTGGCTGCAAATGCATTGGAGCTTATGTGCGAAACAAAAAGAATCAGAATCAGGTAATTTGATGGGTTTTATGTGaatctcattctttttttttttacattgaatATCTGACAAGATGTGCCTTAATGTTTCTGAAATGCAGATTTGCTGGATATGGCAAAAAGTCAGGTCGGAGGATGATAGGGGGTTCCAGCAATTCTTAGACAATGTTCAGTATAAATCTAGTGGCATATTACGTTATGAGCGTGTCTTTGGACAAGGTTTTGTGAGCACAGGAGGGATAGGTATGCCTTACTAACCATGTGTTCTGTATGCATTACTGACCACCtgtttgttctctctctcttcccacATATAGGGTGTAGTAGTGAAGataaaaggagaaaagaaaaataaaaatcatgctcAAAATTGAAGGAGTTACTGATGGTTCTGTACAAATCTGTCATAGGATTgactattttaaatttttaatagcaGAATACTGAGTATTTGAGTTAGATATTACTTAGTCCTACTAATGGCAACATCTGTTCACCATTGCATCTCATTAAACTTTTTGATTGTTATAGAAAACCTTCAATATGTTGCATAGATGTTGGATTATTTCTCTGTTGaatttgttttgacgtcttgaAGAAGGCTTTTGTCATCGAGGCCTTCTGAATCACATTCTCTATAAGCAATGCAGAGGCGAACAGCATTCTGTGTTATTACTTAGAACTTCAAcatctttttgttttggtttgtttaacATAATAACATATTAGTATTATGACAAtttgtattataaatatattttttggaaagaTGACATGCCCTTGTATGTTGACTCACTAATTTGACAAAACTCTTGATTAATAAAACATTTCTACTTTACTATTGAAAATGTGAGGACATTATCTTAGGtactttaataaaatttcacacAATGACATACCtctttgcctttttcttttattgttttgtatACTTTTGCCAACTTCACTATCTGCATTGTTCAGAATTTGGAACagttattattactattatcaTTATTCAGGGGGAATTGAACTttacatacatttttttgataagtctaTGGCTCCAATGGGAGAGTTGACTAGTGACCTGCACTTCATGAGACGTGGTCCCTGTTGATTGTGCCACCCCTTGGGTAATTgaacatatatatgtgtgactgtgtgggtgtgtgtgcgTGCATGTATCAACATCTAACAGTCTTTGGAACTTTACaaataatgaatattttagGTATTAAACATTTTACCTTAAAACCTAAAAGATAATTAGAAAATCAGAAAAACTATATGTTTTACTTGACAACTTTTCTGAATTCATTTTTTCCTTACCTAGAAAGATGGGGAGAAGGTTCATAACTAAAATGCAAATTTAAATCTTTGAAATTATGTTTAAGTGAACTCGTGTCTTTGAACAGATACAACTAAAGAATTTGTGCAAAAGTTGGAACTTAAGCCTGGCCAGAAGGTCCTAGATGTTGGATGTGGCATTGGGGGAGGTGACTTTTATATGGCTAATAACTTTCATGTGGATGTTGTTGGGATTGATCTCTCCATAAATATGGTTTCTTTTGCTCTCGAACGTGCTATTGGACTGAGCTGCTCAGTTGAATTTGAAGTTGCTGATTGCACTAAGAAAACTTATCCTGAGAATTCATTTGATGTGATATACAGCCGAGACACCATTTTGCACATTCAAGTAAGGCGCttattcttccttctttttaaattttttttttggagggggggtTCCTGTTACTTGAACAGTCATaagcattgtttatttattttatttcttatttttaatggaCAATGTGGAACAATTAGATACACActgtttgaaatttgaatgttTGTTGGTTAATTTTCAGGACAAACCTGCATTATTCAGATCCTTCTACAAGTGGTTGAAGCCTGGAGGCAAAGTTCTTATCAGTGATTACTGCAAGAATGCTGGAACTCCATCTCTGGAATTTGCTGAATATATTAAGCAAAGAGGATATGATCTCCATGATGTTAAATCATATGGCCAGGTATGTTTGCATTTAAAAATTTGTCTCATTTCACGCCTTGCAAGAATTTTTTCATGGCCTTTTCTCCTTATTTCCTTGACATAGTGGACTCTTGTTTTAACCGTGGTGCAGATGCTTCGTGATGCTGGTTTTACTGATGTCATTG is a genomic window containing:
- the LOC142630931 gene encoding phosphoethanolamine N-methyltransferase 1 yields the protein MAATIQGEEREVQKNYWIEHSADLTVEAMMLDSKASDLDKEERPEVLSLLPPYEGKSVLELGAGIGRFTGELAKKAGQLIALDFIDSVIKKNESTNGHYKNVKFACADVTSPDLKISDESLDLIFSNWLLMYLSDKEVEDLAERMVKWLRVGGFIFFRESCFHQSGDSKRKYNPTHYREPRFYTKIFKECHVLDGSGNSFELSFVGCKCIGAYVRNKKNQNQICWIWQKVRSEDDRGFQQFLDNVQYKSSGILRYERVFGQGFVSTGGIDTTKEFVQKLELKPGQKVLDVGCGIGGGDFYMANNFHVDVVGIDLSINMVSFALERAIGLSCSVEFEVADCTKKTYPENSFDVIYSRDTILHIQDKPALFRSFYKWLKPGGKVLISDYCKNAGTPSLEFAEYIKQRGYDLHDVKSYGQMLRDAGFTDVIAEDRTEQFIQVLQRELNAVEKDKDAFIEDFSEEDYNDIVGGWKAKLIRTSTGEQRWGLFIASKN